The following are encoded together in the Glycine max cultivar Williams 82 chromosome 8, Glycine_max_v4.0, whole genome shotgun sequence genome:
- the GSTU38 gene encoding tau class glutathione S-transferase, with product MSHDEVVLLDAWGSMFGMRAWIALEEKGVKYEHKMEDLNNKSSLLMQMNPIYKQIPVLIHNGKPISESAIIVQYIYEVWNDNKAPILPSDPYERAQARFWVDYIDKKVYPAWNKMWLSKGEEEHEAGKKELISVFKQLEETLGDKTFYGGDTFGFVDIALITFYSWFYTFETYGNFEMEGECPKLVAWAKRCIQRETVSKVLPDEKELYDAVVEMKKELDSK from the exons ATGTCGCACGACGAGGTGGTTCTGTTGGATGCATGGGGAAGCATGTTTGGGATGAGGGCATGGATTGCATTGGAAGAAAAGGGTGTTAAGTATGAACACAAGATGGAGGATCTCAACAACAAGAGCTCTTTGCTTATGCAGATGAACCCTATTTACAAGCAAATTCCAGTTCTCATCCATAATGGCAAACCAATTTCTGAATCTGCAATTATAGTGCAGTACATTTATGAGGTCTGGAATGACAACAAAGCTCCAATCTTGCCCTCTGATCCTTATGAGAGAGCTCAAGCCAGATTCTGGGTAGATTACATTGACAAAAAG GTGTATCCTGCTTGGAATAAAATGTGGCTTTCTAAAGGAGAAGAAGAGCATGAGGCAGGGAAGAAGGAGTTAATCTCCGTCTTTAAGCAACTAGAAGAGACATTGGGTGACAAAACTTTTTATGGAGGTGACACGTTTGGGTTTGTTGATATTGCTCTGATCACTTTCTATAGTTGGTTTTATACTTTTGAGACATATGGCAACTTTGAAATGGAAGGAGAGTGTCCTAAACTCGTGGCTTGGGCTAAGAGATGCATCCAGAGAGAGACTGTGTCCAAAGTTCTTCCTGATGAGAAGGAGTTGTATGATGCAGTTgtggaaatgaagaaggaactTGATTCGAAATAG